The nucleotide window CTGATCACCGCCGCGATAGACGTGGGTGCCGCGCTCCGCACCCGGGGCTGTTGCACATCCTCAGGCGCCCGCGGGCCCCATCCGGTGCGGGGAACCGCATGATTCCAGGGCTTGTGCTCACGCCAGTGAGGTGAAGATGTGCAACGGGGATGAACTGGCGATACCAGGCCCGGCGCTGACGCGGACCGGAGGACGATGCCGTCCCCTCAGGCCCGCGCCCCTCCGGTGCGCCGGGCCACGATGAGGAGCGCACCCCAGCACACCGCCCCCAGGGCGGCCGTCGCCACCAGCACCGGGAGCACACCACTGGCATCGAGTCTCCCGGCATCGCTCACAGCGGAGGAGCCCAGGGACAGGCAGCGCGAGACGATCCCCTGGGGGATGGCATAGACCAGCGGCGACTGGCCGGCCAGCATCCCGAAGCCCGCCACGCAGCCGCCGAAGCACAGGGCCACCGGGGCGGCGAAGGAGCGCATGAGCATGCTCAGCAGCGACTGGAGTGCGACCAGCGGCAGGCTCACCACGATGGCCAGCAGGCCGGCGAGTACGAAGCCCGCGGGGATCGCGGGCCCCAGCCCCAGCCCCACGCCCACCACCCAGGTCAGGGCGATGAGCACCGCCTGCATGGCCGCCACCGGAAGCATGGTGGCCAGGGTCTTGGCCGCCACCACCGCCGCGGCGCTGTGGACGCCGGTGCGCATGGCGCTCCAGCTGGTGCCGCGGTGCTCCACCCGCCAGGCGGCCGAGGCCAGCAGCGCCACCCCCAGGGAGAAGAACGCCATGGAGTAGAACAGCGTGACCTGCGAGGACAGGGAGACCCACCCCTGTGAGAGCACCCCGGAGTTCATCGCATAGTTGGCCGAGCCGGTGATGACGGCCAGCAGGGGCAGCAGCCCGGTCACCACCCACACCGCCGAGCGCTTGAGCTTGAGGATCTCCACGGCGATGAGGGCGCCCAGTCCCGGGCGCCGCATCCGGGCGGCCGGGCGGTCGGGGTGCGGGGCGGAGGGCGCCTGGGCCCCGGGGCGCAGGCCCGACGACGCACCCGGG belongs to Actinomyces capricornis and includes:
- a CDS encoding ABC transporter permease — encoded protein: MPASTAPTPAPASAAPAPTAPVAQPALAVPTAAAPVLPATRARVPGASSGLRPGAQAPSAPHPDRPAARMRRPGLGALIAVEILKLKRSAVWVVTGLLPLLAVITGSANYAMNSGVLSQGWVSLSSQVTLFYSMAFFSLGVALLASAAWRVEHRGTSWSAMRTGVHSAAAVVAAKTLATMLPVAAMQAVLIALTWVVGVGLGLGPAIPAGFVLAGLLAIVVSLPLVALQSLLSMLMRSFAAPVALCFGGCVAGFGMLAGQSPLVYAIPQGIVSRCLSLGSSAVSDAGRLDASGVLPVLVATAALGAVCWGALLIVARRTGGARA